In the Hordeum vulgare subsp. vulgare chromosome 7H, MorexV3_pseudomolecules_assembly, whole genome shotgun sequence genome, one interval contains:
- the LOC123411341 gene encoding malate dehydrogenase [NADP] 1, chloroplastic-like has product MDFSSLARPQALRCGSTGALGAHAARRRSAQLLCPRRPTFRCSVEAAKQQVQGTLAAEAAAEAARNECFGVFCTTYDLEADEKTKSWKKLVNVSVSGAAGMISNHLLFKLASGEVFGQDQPIALKLLGSERSLQALEGVAMELEDSLYPLLREVSIGVDPYVIFEDADWALLIGAKPRGPGVERAALLDINGQIFAEQGKALNAVASRNVKVIVVGNPCNTNALICLKNAPSLPAKNFHALTRLDENRAKCQLALKAGVFYDKISNMTIWGNHSTTQVPDFLNAKINGRPVKEVIEDTKWLEEDFTITVQKRGGVLIQKWGRSSAASTAVSIVDAMRSLVTPTPEGDWFSTGVYTTGNPYGIVDDIVFSMPCRSKGDGDYELVKDVAMDDFLWGRIKKSEAELIAEKRCVAHLTGEGNAFCDLPGDTMLPGEM; this is encoded by the exons atggatttcTCCTCCCTAGCGAGGCCGCAAGCGCTCCGCTGTGGCTCGACGGGTGCCCTCGGCGCCCACGCCGCTCGACGCCGCTCCGCCCAGCTGCTCTGCCCGCGCCGACCCACATTCCGCTGCTCCGTCGAGGCAGCCAA GCAGCAGGTGCAGGGGACGCTAGccgcggaggcggcggcggaggcggcgcgCAACGAATGCTTCGGGGTCTTCTGCACCACCTACGATCTCGAGGCG GATGAAAAGACCAAGTCCTGGAAGAAATTAGTGAACGTTTCTGTGTCAGGTGCGGCTGGGATGATATCGAACCATCTGCTGTTCAAA CTTGCCTCCGGTGAGGTTTTTGGACAGGACCAACCAATAGCACTTAAGTTATTGGGCTCAGAAAGATCACTACAAGCACTAGAAG GTGTAGCTATGGAACTGGAGGATTCATTGTATCCATTGCTAAGGGAAGTCAGCATCGGGGTAGATCCTTATGTGATCTTCGAAGATGCAGATTGGGCCCTTCTAATTGGGGCCAAACCCAGAGGACCGGGAGTGGAGCGAGCTGCCTTACTAGATATCAATGGTCAAATCTTCGCTGAACAG GGGAAAGCACTTAACGCTGTGGCATCTCGGAATGTGAAAGTCATAGTTGTTGGGAACCCCTGTAACACTAA TGCTTTGATCTGCTTGAAAAATGCGCCCAGCTTACCAGCAAAGAACTTTCATGCATTGACAAGGTTGGATGAAAATAGAGCCAAGTGTCAG CTAGCATTAAAAGCTGGTGTGTTTTATGACAAAATATCAAATATGACTATTTGGGGAAACCATTCAACAACTCAG GTTCCTGATTTCTTGAATGCCAAAATTAATGGGAGGCCAGTAAAAGAAGTCATCGAAGATACAAAGTGGCTAGAAGAGGATTTCACTATAACTGTTCAAAAG CGTGGAGGTGTGCTCATCCAAAAGTGGGGCAGATCTTCAGCTGCATCAACCGCTGTTTCCATCGTCGATGCAATGAGGTCCCTCGTAACTCCTACGCCGGAAGGAGACTGGTTCTCTACAGGG GTTTATACGACCGGAAATCCTTATGGCATAGTAGATGATATCGTATTCAGTATGCCGTGCAGATCAAAG GGCGATGGCGACTATGAACTAGTTAAAGATGTGGCAATGGACGATTTTCTCTGGGGCCGGATCAAAAAG AGTGAAGCTGAACTGATCGCTGAGAAAAGATGTGTTGCCCATCTTACAGGGGAG GGTAATGCATTTTGTGATCTTCCTGGGGATACAATGCTTCCTGGAGAGATGTAG